One genomic region from Nostoc sphaeroides encodes:
- the psbA gene encoding photosystem II q(b) protein: protein MTTTLQRRSDANVWDRFCEWITSTDNRIYIGWFGVLMIPTLLAATACFVIAFIAAPPVDIDGIREPVAGSLIYGNNIISGAVVPSSNAIGLHFYPIWEAASLDEWLYNGGPYQLVVFHFLIGCACYLGRQWELSYRLGMRPWICVAYSAPLASATAVFLIYPIGQGSFSDGMPLGISGTFNFMIVFQAEHNILMHPFHMLGVAGVFGGSLFSAMHGSLVTSSLVRETTETESLNYGYKFGQEEETYNIVAAHGYFGRLIFQYASFNNSRSLHFFLAAWPVVGIWFTALGISTMAFNLNGFNFNQSVIDSQGRVISTWADVINRANLGMEVMHERNAHNFPLDLAAGEVTPVALTAPAING, encoded by the coding sequence ATGACCACAACCTTACAACGGCGCTCTGACGCCAACGTATGGGATCGCTTTTGCGAGTGGATCACCAGCACCGACAATCGTATATATATCGGTTGGTTTGGTGTACTCATGATCCCAACCCTACTAGCTGCTACTGCTTGCTTCGTAATTGCTTTCATCGCAGCACCTCCAGTAGACATCGATGGTATCCGCGAACCCGTTGCAGGTTCCTTGATCTACGGAAATAACATCATCTCTGGCGCAGTTGTTCCTTCCTCCAACGCTATCGGCTTGCACTTCTACCCCATTTGGGAAGCAGCTTCCTTAGATGAGTGGTTGTACAACGGCGGCCCTTACCAATTGGTAGTTTTCCACTTCTTGATCGGTTGCGCTTGCTACCTTGGTCGTCAGTGGGAACTTTCTTACCGTTTAGGTATGCGTCCTTGGATTTGCGTAGCTTACAGCGCACCTTTGGCTTCCGCTACCGCAGTATTCTTGATCTACCCAATCGGTCAAGGTTCATTCTCTGATGGTATGCCTTTGGGTATCTCTGGAACCTTCAACTTCATGATTGTGTTCCAAGCAGAACATAACATCTTGATGCACCCCTTCCACATGTTAGGTGTGGCTGGTGTATTCGGCGGTTCATTGTTCTCTGCAATGCACGGTTCCTTGGTTACATCTTCCTTGGTGCGTGAAACCACCGAAACCGAATCTCTTAACTACGGTTACAAGTTCGGTCAAGAAGAAGAAACCTACAACATCGTTGCAGCCCACGGCTACTTCGGTCGTTTGATTTTCCAATATGCTTCCTTCAACAACAGCCGTTCACTGCACTTCTTCTTAGCAGCTTGGCCTGTCGTCGGTATCTGGTTCACCGCTTTGGGTATCAGCACGATGGCGTTCAACTTGAACGGTTTCAACTTCAACCAATCAGTTATTGACTCCCAAGGTCGCGTTATCAGCACCTGGGCAGACGTAATCAACCGCGCTAACTTGGGTATGGAAGTAATGCACGAGCGTAACGCTCACAACTTCCCCTTAGACTTAGCTGCTGGTGAAGTTACTCCTGTCGCTCTAACTGCTCCTGCTATCAACGGTTAA
- a CDS encoding Uma2 family endonuclease, translated as MTASVEHGYGLNNSAFIPPLESGDRLTRHEFERRYTAMPNKKAELIEGVVYVASPLRFRSHGLPHGNLIVWLGNYKVSTPGVELGDNATVRLDLDNEPQPDVLLLIDKPTRGQAQISEDDYVEGAPELVAEVAASSASIDLYDKKRAYRRNGVQEYIVWQTLENKLDWFCLQNGEYLPLVADADGVIKSKVFPGLWLAVTSLITGDMTTVLAVLQQGLNSKEHTEFVERLT; from the coding sequence ATGACTGCTTCTGTGGAACATGGCTATGGCTTAAATAATAGCGCTTTTATCCCTCCTTTAGAAAGTGGCGATCGCTTAACCCGCCACGAATTTGAGCGGCGTTATACAGCAATGCCCAATAAAAAAGCAGAATTAATCGAAGGAGTAGTTTACGTGGCATCACCACTGCGTTTTAGAAGTCATGGTTTACCTCATGGAAACTTAATTGTCTGGTTAGGAAATTACAAAGTTTCCACTCCAGGCGTAGAGCTAGGCGACAATGCTACCGTGCGCTTGGATTTAGACAATGAACCACAACCTGATGTTTTGCTGTTGATAGATAAACCAACCAGAGGACAGGCACAAATCAGTGAAGATGATTACGTAGAAGGCGCACCGGAATTAGTAGCAGAAGTAGCAGCCAGTAGCGCATCTATTGATTTGTACGACAAAAAACGTGCCTACCGCCGCAACGGAGTGCAGGAATATATCGTCTGGCAAACTTTAGAGAATAAACTCGACTGGTTCTGTTTGCAAAATGGTGAATATTTACCACTTGTGGCAGATGCAGATGGTGTGATTAAAAGTAAAGTATTTCCAGGTTTGTGGTTAGCTGTCACCTCACTCATTACAGGAGACATGACCA
- a CDS encoding MBOAT family O-acyltransferase encodes MNFISIFYGLFLLSVLGIYWSLAQQKLRLWTLLIASLVFYASLQMQYIPLLLALTYINFRVGLEIGKNTSPGKHSLDWQISNEEWQFAQGDWNRRRLKVLWLGIFLNVLLLLGYKYFTPLFKFVFNVQTNSPDSSFKLIAPLGISFFTFECIAYLIDVYRGAPATEQFLKFATYKLFFVKLISGPITRYHNLGNQFNTLNLPNSDKVAEALWLIARGAVKKGIFADHLGIFVDLCFGNLQRAGSTDLWLATFAYGLQLYLDFNGYVDIARGSAMLFGLVLPENFDFPYFSTNISEFWRRWHITLGDWLRNYVYFPLGGSRRGLVRTCWNLFIVMLIAGIWHGAALGYVVWGILHGLALVVHRLTDTMSDRFENLEQFWQNPLGIFFAWLLTQLMVFTSWIWFRLPNLEDSSLVIRHLWGYPADAQFAQKVYVDALNMSQSQLAWVLVAIAALMALVYTFNRILKLEFNWPLKLVFVPLCFYAVWLLAPEGSLPYIYFDF; translated from the coding sequence ATGAACTTTATATCAATTTTTTATGGGCTGTTCTTGTTGAGTGTACTAGGAATTTATTGGTCTTTAGCACAACAGAAATTGCGATTGTGGACGCTGCTAATTGCCAGCTTGGTTTTCTACGCATCTTTGCAGATGCAGTACATACCATTACTACTAGCATTGACGTATATTAATTTTCGTGTGGGGCTAGAGATTGGGAAAAATACCTCACCCGGAAAACATTCTCTTGACTGGCAAATTTCTAATGAAGAGTGGCAATTTGCCCAAGGTGACTGGAATCGCCGTCGTTTAAAAGTTTTGTGGCTGGGGATATTTCTAAATGTTTTACTATTATTAGGTTATAAGTATTTTACTCCTTTATTCAAGTTTGTTTTTAATGTGCAAACAAACTCACCCGATAGCTCTTTTAAATTAATTGCACCTTTGGGAATTTCATTTTTTACCTTTGAATGCATTGCCTATTTAATAGATGTCTATCGCGGTGCCCCTGCTACTGAGCAGTTTCTCAAATTTGCTACCTACAAATTATTCTTCGTCAAACTGATTTCAGGCCCCATTACGCGCTACCACAACTTAGGAAATCAATTCAATACACTAAACTTACCCAATAGCGATAAAGTAGCTGAGGCGCTGTGGTTGATTGCTAGAGGGGCAGTCAAAAAAGGTATTTTTGCAGACCACCTTGGTATTTTCGTCGATTTATGTTTTGGTAATCTACAAAGGGCGGGTAGTACCGATTTGTGGTTAGCTACATTTGCCTACGGTTTGCAATTATATCTAGATTTCAACGGTTACGTAGACATCGCCCGTGGTAGTGCGATGCTTTTCGGCTTGGTTCTACCTGAAAATTTCGATTTTCCCTACTTCAGCACCAATATTTCCGAATTTTGGCGGCGCTGGCATATCACTCTAGGAGATTGGCTACGTAATTATGTATACTTTCCTTTGGGTGGTTCCCGTCGGGGTTTAGTCCGTACCTGCTGGAATTTATTTATTGTGATGCTAATTGCTGGTATCTGGCACGGTGCTGCTTTGGGTTATGTAGTTTGGGGCATCTTGCACGGATTAGCCTTGGTGGTTCATCGACTTACAGATACTATGAGCGATCGCTTTGAAAATCTAGAACAATTCTGGCAAAATCCTCTAGGTATCTTTTTCGCTTGGTTATTAACCCAACTGATGGTTTTTACCTCTTGGATTTGGTTCCGTCTACCTAACCTCGAAGACTCTTCTTTGGTAATTCGGCATCTTTGGGGTTATCCGGCTGACGCTCAGTTTGCTCAAAAAGTCTATGTAGATGCCTTAAATATGAGCCAATCTCAACTTGCTTGGGTACTTGTAGCTATAGCTGCCCTTATGGCTCTAGTCTATACCTTCAACCGAATACTGAAGTTAGAGTTTAACTGGCCTCTTAAGCTTGTCTTCGTTCCCCTATGTTTCTACGCTGTTTGGTTATTAGCTCCTGAAGGCAGTTTGCCCTATATCTACTTTGATTTTTGA